From the genome of Naumannella halotolerans, one region includes:
- a CDS encoding metallophosphoesterase, translating into MPLIAQVSDTHFDNTAETARRNAVVWDYLDSAALPIELVLLTGDVAADGRPEEYAEALARVSGSRRVIAIPGNHDLRSSFATGLPGISAADPSGPLDQVVTVDGVRVIALDSTIPGSPRNDAGHLSEQSLTFLDAALTSRTGESALIALHHPPVTLGHPVMDPIRLDNAEALAEVLSAHDRLAGIVCGHAHAAAATTFATVPLVIAPGVTSTFTLGFTEAAEGMQNRDLPPGLALHRITDGVLLTEFRHLIP; encoded by the coding sequence GTGCCCTTGATCGCTCAGGTGTCGGACACCCATTTCGACAACACCGCCGAAACCGCACGCCGCAACGCCGTGGTCTGGGACTACCTCGACTCCGCCGCATTGCCGATCGAGCTGGTCCTGCTCACCGGGGACGTCGCGGCCGACGGCCGGCCCGAGGAGTACGCCGAGGCCCTCGCCCGGGTCAGCGGCAGCCGCCGGGTGATCGCGATCCCGGGCAACCACGACCTGCGGTCGAGCTTCGCCACCGGTCTGCCCGGTATCAGCGCAGCCGACCCTTCCGGACCGCTCGACCAGGTGGTCACCGTCGACGGGGTACGGGTGATCGCCCTCGACTCGACCATCCCCGGCAGCCCCCGCAATGACGCCGGTCATCTGAGCGAGCAGAGTCTGACCTTCCTCGACGCCGCCCTCACCTCCCGGACCGGGGAGTCCGCGCTGATCGCACTGCACCATCCGCCGGTCACTCTCGGACATCCGGTGATGGATCCGATCCGGCTGGACAATGCCGAGGCCCTCGCCGAAGTGCTGAGCGCCCACGACCGGCTGGCCGGCATCGTCTGCGGCCATGCCCACGCCGCCGCGGCGACCACCTTCGCCACGGTCCCGTTGGTGATCGCCCCCGGTGTCACCAGCACCTTCACCCTGGGGTTCACCGAGGCCGCCGAGGGGATGCAGAACCGCGACCTGCCGCCGGGTCTCGCGCTGCACCGGATCACCGACGGGGTGCTGCTGACCGAATTCCGGCACCTGATCCCATGA
- a CDS encoding HIT family protein → MTDLFCSIIAGDVPAETVHRDEHTIAFLDHRPLFKGHTLVCPVRHVDTLLDLEPAAMPALFGTAQRIAAALGDALGCQGTFVAMNNVVSQSIPHLHVHVVPRTKGDGLRGFFWPRTKYADGEAAEYAARIRAAVQR, encoded by the coding sequence ATGACCGACCTGTTCTGCTCCATCATCGCCGGTGACGTCCCTGCCGAGACCGTCCATCGCGACGAGCACACCATCGCGTTCCTCGACCACCGCCCACTGTTCAAGGGGCACACGCTGGTCTGTCCGGTACGCCACGTCGACACCCTTCTCGACCTCGAGCCCGCCGCGATGCCGGCCCTGTTCGGCACCGCCCAGCGGATTGCCGCCGCCCTCGGCGATGCCTTGGGCTGCCAAGGCACCTTCGTCGCCATGAACAACGTGGTGAGCCAGTCCATACCTCATCTGCACGTGCATGTCGTACCTAGGACCAAGGGGGATGGGCTGCGTGGCTTCTTCTGGCCCCGGACCAAGTACGCCGACGGGGAGGCAGCCGAGTACGCGGCTCGGATCCGGGCCGCCGTCCAGCGATGA
- the dxs gene encoding 1-deoxy-D-xylulose-5-phosphate synthase: MSHLDRIRGPKDLGDLSPRELAELAAEIRASLITNVSATGGHLGPNLGVVELTIALHRVFDSPTDPIIFDVGHQAYVHKMLTGRTGQLPTLRQRGGLSGYPSRAESEHDWVENSHASTALSWAEGLAKGFRLQGVDRTVVAVVGDGALTGGMTWEAMNNISADDDLPLIIVANDNGRSYTPTVGGVARALSPVRTDRRYEDVLDLLRRSVSSTPVIGKAAYEWLHGVKAGLKDVLNPQGLFADLGMKYVGPIDGHDIEAVEYALTQAKGYGGPVIVHVRTQKGHGFTAAVNHEEDQFHAVGQIDPVTGKSKATSGGTSWTSVFADALLHEGKQHPGLVAVTAAMMYPTGLHKFHQTFPERTFDVGIAEQHAVTSAAGLAASGMHPVVAIYSTFVNRAFDQVLMDVALHKQGVTFVLDRAGITGPDGPSHHGMWDLSLLGLVPGLQLWAPRDATRLTEALAAAVQVSDAPTVLRFPKGTVGEELPAVATRKGMDVLAAAAEPRVLVVGYGPMAAVALQVGEQLDAQGISTTVIDPVRALPVNPELVEVAAEHELVISIEDGGEVGGLGARLAQEMRAAGVSVPLREFGVPQAFHDHASRDEVLAECGLSAQQIARYAVETVSRSDHAGVAEVTLP, encoded by the coding sequence ATGTCTCATCTTGATCGGATCCGCGGCCCCAAGGACCTGGGCGATTTGTCGCCCCGTGAGCTCGCCGAGCTCGCCGCGGAGATCCGAGCGAGCCTGATCACGAATGTCAGCGCCACCGGCGGACATCTCGGGCCCAACCTCGGGGTGGTCGAACTGACCATTGCCCTGCACCGGGTCTTCGACTCACCGACCGATCCGATCATCTTCGACGTCGGTCACCAGGCCTATGTGCACAAGATGCTGACCGGCCGGACCGGGCAGTTGCCGACCCTGCGCCAGCGCGGGGGGCTGTCGGGTTATCCGTCGCGGGCCGAGAGCGAGCACGACTGGGTGGAGAACTCCCATGCCTCGACTGCGCTGTCCTGGGCCGAGGGGCTGGCCAAGGGATTCCGGCTGCAGGGGGTGGACCGGACCGTGGTCGCGGTGGTCGGAGACGGAGCGCTGACCGGCGGCATGACCTGGGAGGCGATGAACAACATCTCCGCCGACGACGACCTGCCGTTGATCATCGTCGCCAACGACAACGGCCGCTCCTACACACCGACCGTGGGTGGGGTGGCGCGGGCGCTCAGCCCGGTCCGTACCGACCGTCGGTACGAGGATGTCCTCGACCTGCTGCGGCGCAGCGTCTCCAGCACCCCGGTGATCGGCAAGGCCGCCTACGAATGGCTGCACGGGGTGAAGGCCGGCCTGAAGGATGTGCTCAATCCGCAGGGGCTGTTCGCCGATCTGGGCATGAAGTACGTCGGCCCGATCGACGGTCACGACATCGAAGCGGTGGAGTACGCACTGACGCAGGCCAAGGGGTACGGCGGCCCGGTGATCGTGCACGTCCGTACCCAGAAGGGCCACGGGTTCACCGCCGCGGTGAACCACGAGGAGGACCAGTTCCACGCGGTCGGCCAGATCGACCCGGTGACGGGGAAGTCGAAGGCCACCTCCGGCGGTACGAGCTGGACCTCGGTCTTTGCCGATGCGCTGCTGCACGAGGGCAAACAGCATCCGGGACTGGTCGCGGTGACCGCCGCGATGATGTATCCGACCGGATTGCACAAGTTCCACCAGACTTTCCCCGAGCGCACCTTCGACGTCGGCATCGCCGAACAGCATGCGGTCACCTCGGCGGCCGGACTGGCCGCCTCCGGGATGCACCCGGTGGTCGCGATCTACTCGACCTTCGTGAACCGGGCCTTCGACCAGGTGCTGATGGATGTCGCCCTGCACAAACAAGGGGTGACCTTCGTTCTCGACCGCGCCGGCATCACCGGCCCGGACGGACCGAGTCATCACGGTATGTGGGATCTGTCGCTGCTCGGGCTGGTGCCCGGTCTGCAGCTGTGGGCGCCGCGCGATGCGACCCGGTTGACCGAGGCGCTCGCAGCCGCGGTGCAGGTCAGTGACGCGCCGACGGTGTTGCGTTTCCCGAAGGGGACGGTCGGCGAGGAACTGCCGGCTGTCGCCACCCGTAAGGGTATGGATGTGCTGGCCGCGGCCGCGGAGCCGCGGGTGCTGGTGGTCGGGTACGGCCCGATGGCGGCGGTTGCCCTGCAGGTGGGTGAGCAGTTGGACGCCCAGGGGATCTCGACCACGGTGATCGACCCGGTACGGGCGCTGCCGGTGAACCCGGAGTTGGTCGAGGTCGCTGCCGAGCACGAACTGGTGATCAGCATCGAGGATGGCGGCGAGGTCGGCGGTCTGGGTGCGCGGCTGGCCCAGGAGATGCGTGCCGCCGGTGTCTCGGTGCCGCTGCGGGAGTTCGGCGTACCGCAGGCGTTCCATGATCATGCCTCGCGTGATGAGGTCCTGGCCGAGTGCGGCCTGAGCGCGCAGCAGATCGCCCGCTATGCCGTGGAGACCGTCAGTCGCAGTGATCATGCCGGCGTCGCCGAGGTCACACTTCCCTGA
- a CDS encoding Imm1 family immunity protein, protein MVLQDSEEGPFWNAFSSAEPEIPATAQVEVVAGGQPGEYPATMILPLALVLEAVREFVATGGRSEAVTCEQD, encoded by the coding sequence ATGGTGCTCCAGGATTCCGAAGAGGGTCCGTTCTGGAATGCCTTCTCGTCCGCTGAACCGGAAATCCCGGCCACAGCTCAGGTGGAAGTGGTCGCCGGAGGACAGCCCGGTGAATACCCGGCAACCATGATCCTGCCGCTCGCGCTGGTGCTGGAGGCAGTGCGTGAATTCGTTGCCACCGGCGGCCGGTCGGAGGCGGTAACCTGCGAGCAGGATTGA
- a CDS encoding neutral zinc metallopeptidase, producing the protein MTEHSPADRRLPVVLVVLACGIALILAGQSLRTLGPAPVTPTPAPSVSSSAPSPQVETGEPGRDAAEEPVRLDERLYAVGELAATDCADPRVSRIDADGLAAFAEQAIDECLMPAWSPALERVGVHLQRPHHEVVSADSITTDCGEMSNANQVVAFYCTQDRTIYLFTSGTSTYAERAGWLPMAVLAHEFGHHVQNATDSWPITDDETTDRRIELQAECLAGVWFHDGQQAIDGFSRALVVGRYVSNDTHGSAAVRTAWFDRGFDRGDTDDCRSYTADTGEVG; encoded by the coding sequence ATGACCGAGCATTCGCCCGCCGACCGCCGGCTACCGGTGGTGCTGGTGGTCCTGGCATGCGGGATCGCCCTGATCCTGGCCGGTCAGTCACTGCGTACCCTCGGCCCGGCCCCGGTCACCCCAACCCCCGCGCCGTCGGTCTCCTCCTCCGCACCGAGCCCGCAGGTGGAGACCGGTGAACCCGGCCGCGACGCAGCGGAGGAACCGGTACGGCTCGACGAGCGGCTCTACGCCGTAGGTGAACTCGCCGCCACCGACTGCGCCGATCCCCGGGTGTCGCGGATCGATGCCGACGGGCTCGCCGCGTTCGCCGAGCAAGCGATCGACGAGTGCCTGATGCCGGCGTGGTCCCCCGCGCTGGAGCGGGTCGGTGTGCACCTGCAGCGACCGCACCACGAGGTGGTCAGCGCCGACTCCATCACCACCGACTGCGGTGAGATGTCGAATGCCAACCAGGTCGTCGCGTTCTACTGCACCCAGGACCGGACGATCTACCTGTTCACCTCCGGCACCAGCACCTACGCCGAACGGGCCGGTTGGCTGCCGATGGCCGTGCTCGCCCACGAATTCGGCCACCATGTGCAGAACGCGACCGACAGCTGGCCGATCACCGACGACGAGACGACCGATCGCCGGATCGAACTGCAGGCCGAATGCCTGGCCGGGGTCTGGTTCCATGACGGGCAGCAGGCGATCGACGGTTTCAGCCGCGCGCTGGTCGTCGGCCGCTACGTCTCCAACGACACCCATGGCAGCGCCGCGGTGCGTACCGCGTGGTTCGACCGGGGATTCGACCGCGGCGACACCGACGATTGCCGCAGCTACACCGCCGACACCGGCGAGGTGGGCTGA
- a CDS encoding DUF6881 domain-containing protein, whose translation MAKANHYIRVRWIHEYEELPVELYSELDSQGWELRKVEVFAGGRSQAADAYGGAGDTRLGGEPVLPIDEIALDPQFKPEFVDRREFEDAWRCARRSVARWAS comes from the coding sequence ATGGCAAAAGCAAACCACTACATCCGTGTTCGCTGGATTCATGAGTATGAGGAGTTGCCGGTCGAGCTGTATAGCGAGCTTGATTCTCAAGGCTGGGAACTGAGAAAGGTGGAAGTATTTGCCGGCGGGCGTTCACAGGCGGCCGACGCCTACGGGGGCGCAGGCGACACCAGGTTGGGAGGGGAGCCGGTGCTGCCGATTGACGAGATTGCTTTGGATCCACAGTTTAAGCCAGAATTTGTCGATCGCCGCGAGTTTGAGGACGCGTGGCGCTGTGCTCGGAGGTCGGTTGCTCGTTGGGCCTCGTGA
- a CDS encoding alpha/beta hydrolase, with amino-acid sequence MTRASHRPGWPRALLRALARRTRGLHLLRRRSAEAAPAFDLAYIRTGPRGGTPVVVIPGGPGLSVVFPYRSFRRQARERNLDLIMIEHRGIGLSRQATDGTDLPPEAMWVDDVVDDIAAVLAQEKINSAVIVGASYGSYLAAGLGVRHPELVAAMILDSPILSTADHRQERQAVRKLLHPSVPTTGDAVGTLVARGVDPDDLLFAARTVYEAGGQGLLDRFLDQLVAGRARLTWSVLVGALSREATSSVPLPFINEFDLVGTLAFRELDYGAEPDGEPFDPVLAYAALADRYPSFGGEPFDLRQQLREFTWPTIVMAGHNDLRTAPAVAQEVASLLPEGYLVEFDNGHSALESHPLALLQVITWLRAGTARKAAVGAGVLEGLPRRGIAAQLPTLISGLLRVDALLGRILPRGRSGRAEH; translated from the coding sequence ATGACCCGCGCATCGCACCGTCCCGGTTGGCCGAGGGCGTTGCTGCGGGCACTCGCCCGGCGTACCCGCGGACTGCATCTGCTCCGGCGCCGCAGCGCCGAGGCAGCACCCGCCTTCGATCTGGCCTACATCCGTACCGGGCCACGCGGCGGTACGCCGGTGGTGGTGATCCCAGGCGGGCCAGGATTGTCGGTGGTCTTTCCCTATCGGTCGTTTCGCCGGCAGGCACGGGAACGGAACCTCGACCTGATCATGATCGAGCACCGGGGAATCGGCTTGTCCCGGCAGGCTACCGACGGAACCGACCTTCCCCCGGAGGCGATGTGGGTCGACGACGTGGTCGACGACATCGCCGCGGTGCTGGCGCAGGAGAAGATCAACTCCGCAGTGATCGTCGGCGCCTCCTACGGCAGCTACCTGGCAGCCGGTCTCGGTGTCCGGCACCCCGAACTGGTCGCCGCCATGATCCTCGACTCACCGATCCTGTCCACCGCGGACCATCGGCAGGAACGGCAGGCGGTACGAAAGCTGCTCCACCCGTCCGTGCCCACCACCGGCGATGCGGTGGGGACTCTGGTTGCCCGGGGTGTCGACCCCGATGACCTGCTCTTCGCCGCGCGTACGGTGTACGAGGCAGGCGGCCAGGGCCTCCTCGATCGATTCCTTGATCAACTCGTGGCGGGCCGGGCTCGCCTGACCTGGTCGGTGCTGGTCGGCGCCCTCAGCCGCGAAGCCACCTCCTCGGTCCCGCTTCCCTTCATCAACGAGTTCGATCTGGTCGGTACGCTCGCCTTCCGCGAGCTGGACTACGGCGCCGAGCCCGATGGGGAACCCTTCGATCCGGTGCTGGCCTATGCCGCCCTGGCCGATCGGTACCCGAGCTTCGGTGGGGAACCCTTCGACCTGCGGCAGCAGCTCAGGGAGTTCACCTGGCCGACCATCGTCATGGCCGGGCACAACGACCTGCGGACCGCCCCGGCGGTCGCCCAGGAAGTGGCTTCCTTGTTGCCGGAGGGATACCTCGTCGAGTTCGACAACGGCCACAGCGCTCTCGAATCGCATCCGCTGGCGCTACTGCAGGTGATCACCTGGCTGCGTGCCGGCACCGCGCGCAAGGCCGCCGTCGGTGCCGGGGTCCTCGAAGGCCTGCCGCGGAGGGGGATTGCAGCACAACTGCCCACGCTCATCTCCGGGCTGCTCCGGGTGGACGCGCTACTCGGTCGCATCCTGCCTCGAGGCCGCTCGGGACGGGCTGAACACTAG
- a CDS encoding carbamoyl-phosphate synthase large subunit codes for MRILVTSSRNPFALNIVRKLATAGHQVVACDTFDGAVGSHSKYLLSHQVTASPRHATDQFISDIAAIVERFAIELILPTFEEAFYLAARVSDLPAGVRLFTGAFEQLARLHDKVSFQHLATRAGVPVPETVVATDDAGLREATSRFEHWFARAAFSRGGVGLLTNTGPLAGQVGIDDCHPSPEQPWLVQPFVSGPMVCSYSVVVDGRVIGHCTYRAPELWRKSTGITFLAVDSTQTLDHTQRFVDVLGGYSGQLSFDYVDHDGELLAIECNPRTTNGVMLMSSAQFDLALSGTATTPQVVEPGVEKQLTAAVVANLFGQRLSHLPDTVEDLFRVPDVDAGWHDHTAMLWAPAALVHGARLSHGKRQAVLAALADDIVWNGEPISGMSAADAKELEAIHAQRF; via the coding sequence ATGCGCATCCTGGTCACCAGCTCACGCAATCCCTTTGCGCTGAACATCGTGCGGAAACTGGCCACCGCAGGACATCAGGTCGTTGCCTGCGACACCTTCGACGGGGCGGTCGGGAGTCACTCCAAGTACCTGCTCTCCCACCAGGTGACCGCTTCGCCACGACATGCCACCGATCAGTTCATCAGCGACATCGCGGCCATCGTGGAACGGTTCGCGATCGAACTGATCCTCCCCACGTTCGAGGAGGCCTTCTATCTCGCGGCGCGGGTCTCGGATCTGCCTGCGGGTGTGCGGCTGTTCACCGGCGCATTCGAACAGTTGGCCCGACTGCACGACAAGGTCAGCTTCCAGCATCTCGCAACGCGGGCCGGTGTGCCGGTCCCGGAAACGGTGGTGGCCACCGATGACGCCGGCCTGCGGGAGGCGACGAGCCGGTTCGAGCACTGGTTCGCCCGGGCGGCGTTCTCCCGCGGTGGCGTCGGGCTGCTGACCAATACCGGGCCCTTGGCCGGGCAGGTCGGAATCGACGACTGCCACCCGAGTCCGGAACAACCCTGGTTGGTCCAGCCGTTCGTCAGCGGCCCGATGGTGTGCTCCTATTCGGTGGTGGTCGACGGTCGGGTGATCGGGCACTGCACGTATCGGGCTCCGGAGCTGTGGCGCAAGAGCACCGGTATCACCTTCCTGGCGGTGGATTCGACGCAGACCCTCGATCACACGCAGCGGTTCGTCGACGTCCTGGGCGGTTACAGCGGCCAGTTGTCGTTCGACTATGTCGATCATGATGGTGAACTGTTGGCCATCGAGTGCAATCCGCGGACCACGAACGGCGTGATGTTGATGAGTTCGGCCCAGTTCGACCTCGCCCTGAGCGGCACCGCGACCACACCGCAGGTGGTCGAACCCGGAGTCGAGAAGCAACTGACCGCTGCTGTCGTGGCCAATCTCTTCGGCCAACGGCTCTCGCACCTGCCGGACACGGTCGAGGACCTGTTCCGGGTGCCCGATGTGGATGCCGGTTGGCATGATCACACCGCCATGTTGTGGGCACCGGCCGCCCTCGTGCACGGTGCCCGGCTGAGCCATGGGAAGCGTCAGGCGGTGCTCGCCGCACTGGCCGACGACATCGTCTGGAACGGTGAGCCGATCAGCGGGATGAGCGCGGCCGATGCCAAGGAACTCGAAGCGATCCACGCGCAGCGGTTCTAG
- a CDS encoding GAP family protein, translating into MWSDLAGVLGAGLSLLGLGFVMGFSPTMYAVVIRLLTASKRPQTAVRWVSVGMVIGCTLMLLAFRVVDPETLTAALKDRVEEFLVRRGVDLVAGTIFLILAVITFQRLRRPRPAPKLPGPPREESARRMILIGVANTVIGISGLATMYVTGRVLTSATHQLWLQALLYTLFLVAVIGPYLLLSLAWQRYPRLDRQVRSIYHRLSRLNTRALLAFGLSIAAFGFFGVGLFGHGH; encoded by the coding sequence GTGTGGAGCGATCTCGCCGGAGTGCTGGGCGCGGGCCTCAGCCTGCTCGGACTCGGTTTCGTGATGGGCTTCAGCCCCACGATGTATGCGGTGGTGATCCGGTTGTTGACCGCGTCGAAGCGGCCGCAGACCGCTGTCCGCTGGGTCAGCGTGGGCATGGTCATCGGCTGCACCCTGATGCTGCTCGCCTTCCGGGTGGTGGACCCGGAGACGCTGACCGCGGCACTGAAGGACCGGGTGGAGGAATTCCTGGTACGCCGCGGGGTCGACCTGGTCGCGGGCACGATCTTCCTGATCCTGGCGGTCATCACCTTCCAGCGCCTGCGGCGTCCCCGCCCGGCACCGAAGCTGCCCGGTCCGCCGCGGGAGGAGAGCGCCCGCCGGATGATCCTGATCGGAGTGGCGAACACCGTGATCGGGATCAGCGGGCTGGCCACGATGTACGTCACCGGGCGGGTGCTCACCTCGGCCACCCACCAGCTGTGGTTGCAGGCGCTGCTCTACACCCTCTTCCTGGTCGCGGTGATCGGCCCGTACCTGCTGCTGTCGCTGGCCTGGCAGCGTTATCCGAGACTGGACCGGCAGGTCCGGTCGATCTATCACCGCCTGTCCAGGCTGAACACCCGGGCCTTGCTGGCGTTCGGGTTGTCGATCGCCGCCTTCGGGTTCTTCGGGGTCGGCCTCTTCGGTCATGGACACTGA